A region of Heteronotia binoei isolate CCM8104 ecotype False Entrance Well chromosome 2, APGP_CSIRO_Hbin_v1, whole genome shotgun sequence DNA encodes the following proteins:
- the LOC132567307 gene encoding integrase/recombinase xerD homolog gives MRLALAPSTRKAYDRSVRQFSAFREQVGLADLWPIPVEHLMQFCVELKGKGLVVKSIRAKLAALAFTSKVRGLVDSSGDFRLRKMLEGWSREQGPRSDPRNPLSPEVLRGFNRMWPTICFSKFEALLFQAAAMSAFFGALRVSELVVSSRTDSSGRALLMGDVKITGDGVAIRLCRSKTDQRHKGVTITLGSCHDSEICPVLALKGYISVRGNDPGPFFRHEDGSPLTKFQFWSVTSQALVKLGLSGFRFGTHSFRIGAASTAAAMGYPGPAIQQVGRWRSSVYKGYVRPILPDTC, from the coding sequence ATGAGGCTGGCTTTGGCCCCCTCCACCCGGAAAGCGTATGATCGTTCCGTTCGGCAGTTTTCGGCTTTCAGGGAACAGGTAGGCTTGGCTGACCTGTGGCCTATTCCTGTGGAgcatctcatgcagttctgcgtgGAGCTTAAAGGTAAAGGGCTTGTAGTTAAATCTATCCGGGCAAAGTTGGCTGCCTTGGCCTTTACCAGCAAGGTCCGGGGCCTAGTGGACTCGTCCGGTGACTTCAGGCTACGCAAGATGCTCGAGGGATGGTCTCGTGAACAGGGCCCGCGTTCAGACCCTAGAAACCCCCTTTCTCCGGAGGTACTTAGGGGGTTCAATAGGATGTGGCCCACAATTTGTTTTTCTAAGTTCGAGGCCTTGTTATTCCAAGCTGCTGCCATGTCCGCCTTTTTTGGTGCGCTTAGAGTCAGCGAGCTGGTGGTTAGCTCGCGGACTGACAGTTCTGGGCGGGCACTTTTGATGGGCGATGTAAAAATTACAGGTGATGGTGTGGCCATTAGGCTGTGCAGGTCTAAAACCGACCAGCGACATAAAGGAGTAACGATCACTTTGGGTTCGTGCCACGACAGCGAGATTTGTCCAGTTTTGGCTTTGAAGGGCTATATCTCTGTGCGGGGCAACGATCCCGGCCCCTTTTTCAGGCACGAGGATGGGTCCCCCTTGACCAAATTCCAATTTTGGTCTGTCACCAGCCAGGCATTAGTTAAGCTTGGGTTGTCTGGCTTtcggtttgggacccattcatttCGTATTGGGGCTGCTTCCACCGCAGCCGCCATGGGGTACCCGGGGCCAGCCATACAGCAAGTTGGGCGGT